From one Mycosarcoma maydis chromosome 17, whole genome shotgun sequence genomic stretch:
- a CDS encoding uncharacterized protein (related to MKK1 - MAP kinase kinase) — MASLIPPKKPRKPGMPKLTIPTRPTSSSSAPSGSLACDDAPFDAASAAKAQPGHPSQRPQPSLIIPQHSTSSLSLGGHAYQDEGYEDGHPGVFNTTASTIYPDTVPHLTNSQMYTAITDDLRRAIGGMSITDSDGERLDASGLRIPVTGGKSSSHGYWMTNDSATASINADGTEPNGADVSSQPSQSRTRTDSSASAASTRASNQGGHDDELVLAGNFEMLSRLGEGASGEVHKVRHRPTGLIMAKKTISTSPNPAIHRQILRELAFNRSCHSDYIVRYYGAFLEEQDTSIAICMEYAEAGSLDAIYKKVKSRNGRTGEKVLGKVAECVLKGLSYLHERKIIHRDIKPSNIVVTRQGQIKLCDFGVSGELINSVAGTFTGTSFYMAPERIRGLAYTITSDVWSLGLTILEVASNRFPFPAEGEPPLGPIDLLSYVVNMKVPELQDDEKAGVKWSRALRDFIERCLEKEPTKRPGPHKMISHPFIRKSETRQPQPDIAKFVADVYGWSYLPSSIANQQEQTPTQATTKSATLGRIPSVRSAPVATAALTAMTNDQPIPVPIPTSVTATATATATQFGAPPCIAPATQASRSIGAPSDRLRTLPKISVTIDEQARTEPTNEPPEESAGTQAASFGIRPRSHSQARSQEERLAARLREADIGLVGSPTTTTDEDEAGRA, encoded by the coding sequence ATGGCCTCGCTCATTCCACCGAAGAAACCGCGCAAGCCGGGCATGCCCAAGCTCACCATCCCAACAAGACCCacttcctcttcttcggctCCCAGCGGCTCACTTGCATGCGATGACGCTCCTTttgatgctgcttctgcgGCAAAGGCTCAGCCAGGTCACCCATCTCAGCGACCACAACCTTCATTGATAATTCCACAGCATTCCACATCCTCATTATCTCTCGGAGGTCACGCATACCAGGATGAGGGCTACGAGGACGGCCATCCCGGCGTCTTCAATACCACGGCTTCCACCATCTACCCAGACACGGTTCCGCATCTCACCAACTCTCAGATGTACACTGCAATCACAGATGACCTACGGCGTGCTATCGGAGGCATGTCCATCACCGACTCGGATGGTGAGCGCCTGGATGCCAGCGGGCTCAGGATCCCAGTCACAGGCGGCAAATCTTCGTCTCACGGCTACTGGATGACGAATGACTCGGCGACCGCGAGTATCAACGCAGACGGCACAGAACCAAATGGCGCAGACGTATCGTCGCAGCCATCTCAGTCTCGAACAAGGAccgactcgagcgcttcagcagcatcgacacgaGCGAGCAACCAAGGTGGACATGACGATGAACTCGTCTTGGCAGGCAACTTTGAGATGCTCTCTCGACTTGGAGAAGGCGCCAGCGGTGAAGTGCACAAGGTTCGCCATCGCCCTACAGGTCTCATCATGGCCAAAAAGACCATATCCACTTCTCCCAACCCAGCAATCCACCGACAGATTCTGCGTGAGCTTGCTTTCAACCGCTCCTGTCATTCGGACTACATCGTACGATACTATGGAGCTTTTCTCGAGGAACAAGATACCTCGATTGCCATCTGTATGGAATATGCAGAAGCTGGCTCGCTAGATGCCATCTACAAGAAAGTCAAGAGCCGCAATGGCCGAACGGGAGAAAAGGTACTCGGCAAGGTGGCCGAGTGTGTTCTCAAGGGATTGAGCTACCTGCACGAACGCAAGATCATCCATCGTGATATTAAGCCCAGCAACATCGTCGTCACGCGCCAAGGTCAGATCAAATTGTGCGATTTCGGTGTGTCTGGCGAGCTGATCAACTCGGTTGCCGGTACTTTTACGGGCACAAGCTTCTACATGGCGCCCGAGAGGATCCGAGGCTTGGCGTATACCATCACTTCCGACGTTTGGTCGCTTGGCCTCACTATCCTGGAAGTGGCAAGCAATCGGTTCCCCTTCCCTGCTGAAGGTGAGCCGCCGCTGGGACCAATCGATCTGCTCTCGTACGTGGTCAACATGAAGGTGCCCGAGCTGCAGGATGATGAGAAGGCTGGCGTCAAATGGTCCAGAGCTCTGCGTGACTTTATCGAGCGTTGCCTCGAAAAGGAGCCTACCAAGCGACCCGGTCCCCACAAGATGATCAGTCATCCTTTCATCCGCAAATCCGAGACGCGACAGCCGCAGCCCGACATTGCCAAATTTGTTGCAGACGTCTACGGTTGGAGCTATCTGCCGAGTTCGATCGCCAACCAACAGGAACAGACGCCCACGCAGGCGACAACTAAGAGCGCAACATTGGGCAGGATCCCAAGCGTGCGTTCTGCGCCTGTCGCAACAGCCGCTTTGACTGCTATGACGAATGATCAACCGATCCCGGTACCCATACCGACATCGGTGACGGCGACGgcaacagcgacagcgacacAGTTCGGTGCTCCGCCATGTATCGCACCAGCAACACAGGCTTCTAGATCGATAGGAGCACCGAGTGACAGACTACGTACACTTCCCAAGATCTCGGTAAcaatcgacgagcaagcccGCACAGAGCCGACCAACGAACCGCCAGAGGAGTCAGCTGGTACGCAAGCTGCTTCCTTTGGCATAAGGCCACGATCGCATAGCCAGGCTCGAAGTCAAGAGGAGCGACTAGCAGCTAGACTGCGAGAGGCTGATATTGGGCTGGTGGGTAGCCCTACGACAACCACAGATGAGGATGAAGCTGGACGCGCCTAG
- a CDS encoding ESCRT-III subunit protein DID4 (related to DID4 - class E vacuolar-protein sorting and endocytosis factor), which produces MNIVESLFGRAKSPAERLRQHQRTLQKAQRELDRERTKLEQQEKKLTQDIKKSARAGQMPACKVMAKDLVRTRRHIHKFYQMKTQLQAVSLRIQTLRSNQQMAEAMKGATRAMGTMNRSMNLPAIQRIMRDFERESATMDMKDEMMGEAVDEAMDDEDEGVGEEEESDNILKEVLDEIGVSVGQQLGEAPTAALSAPLAAPQQRIAIGEGASGGGGFGGGGGGGGGGGASKDEDALQARLDNLRRD; this is translated from the exons ATGAACATTGTCGAGTCTCTTTTTGGCAGGGCCAAATCGCCAGCAGAGCGTCTCAGACAACATCAGAGAACGCTGCAGAAAGCGCAAAGGGAGCTCGATCGCGAGCGCACAAaacttgagcagcaggagaAGAAGCTTACCCAAGATATCAAGAAgagcgctcgagctggtcaaATG CCCGCATGCAAGGTAATGGCGAAGGATCTGGTCCGCACACGAAGACACATCCACAAGTTCTATCAGATGAAGACACAATTGCAAGCCGTTTCGCTACGCATCCAGACACTCCGCAGCAACCAGCAGATGGCCGAAGCCATGAAAGGCGCAACAAGGGCGATGGGCACTATGAATCGCAGCATGAACTTGCCAGCCATTCAACGTATCATGCGTGACTTTGAACGCGAAAGCGCCACCATGGACATGAAGGACGAGATGATGGGCGAAGCAGTCGACGAAGCcatggacgacgaagacgaaggcgttggagaggaggaggaatCGGACAACATTCTCAAAGAGGTGCTTGACGAGATCGGCGTTTCGGTGGGCCAGCAGTTGGGCGAGGCGCCTACTGCGGCACTCTCGGCCCCATTAGCCGCGCCACAGCAACGCATTGCGATCGGTGAAGGAGCTagcggaggaggaggattcggcggtggtggcggtggcggtggcggcggcggtgcaTCCAAGGACGAAGATGCTCTTCAGGCTCGTTTGGACAATCTAAGGAGGGATTGA
- a CDS encoding amino acid transporter YHC3 (related to YHC3 - protein involved in vacuolar arginine transport), whose translation MVTIEALPLRPIEGEQQALHVGAHSSASDPRRTMVTNTSESPLASRQATLTTSTRQKHTSYRLNTAFFLFGLLNNSLYVVILTAALELLPQGVPTGLVSFANIFPALIAKAIWPYFLRGQVRYSKRVWSCAALSFIGMLLVSFFPALAMRLVGISLASFSSGLGELTFLQLSTRYAPKSSETRSGLTAAQAAGAGLETSFAGDAVGWFASGTGAAGLIGAAAWWVVRPLGVQTGMAILSVLPAFMIMAYAIILPSVQELLEGKDGKGGAMYAPLSTEDDAVERSSSDDQPTTANDDRQDSTIHIGPGSEQDVKVRLSFQEKMALLKPMLQPYIIPLVIVYAMEYTINQGIAPTLIYPLPTRSSHPLLSHIIRKLTDYYPLYQLVYQTFVFLSRSSISIFKLPAIPRHLLWLPAVLQTGLLAVLLTESLYAWFRESIASPLVIVLICVEGLAGGSAYVSVFYSIGVDEQGRGIALPSTGEEVDDEGQEEDSAYTMAKKAQEHEFRIGCVGFGDSLGILAASLISMPLQVSLCDAQVRSGRDLCKQT comes from the exons ATGGTGACGATCGAAGCACTGCCACTTCGTCCTATCGAAGGCGAGCAACAGGCATTACACGTCGGCGCACATTCTTCTGCATCCGATCCTCGTAGAACCATGGTCACCAACACCTCCGAGTCTCCGCTTGCGTCTCGTCAAGCTACGCTAACCACCTCCACTCGACAGAAACATACATCCTACCGCCTCAACACAGCGTTCTTCCTCTTTGGCCTGCTAAATAACTCGCTTTacgtcgtcatcctcacCGCGGCactcgagcttctcccACAAGGTGTACCCACAGGACTCGTTAGCTTCGCCAACATCTTTCCAGCACTCATCGCGAAAGCCATTTGGCCTTACTTCCTACGAGGTCAAGTACGATACAGCAAGCGAGTATGGTCTTGTGCAGCCCTGAGCTTCATTGGCATGCTGCTCGTGTCGTTTTTCCCGGCATTGGCGATGAGATTAGTGGGCATTTCGTTGGCAAGCTTCAGTTCGGGGCTTGGAGAATTGACGTTCTTGCAGTTGAGTACGAGGTACGCACCCAAGTCTAGCGAGACAAGGAGTGGCTTGACCGCAGCACAGGCGGCAGGCGCGGGTCTGGAAACCAGCTTTGCCGGTGATGCCGTGGGATGGTTTGCGAGTGGCACCGGCGCAGCTGGTTTGATaggtgcagcagcttggtgggTCGTCCGGCCGCTGGGTGTGCAAACCGGAATGGCGATTCTGAGTGTTCTGCCAGCCTTCATGATCATGGCATATGCGATAATTCTACCATCGGTGCAAGAGCTGCTGGAAGGGAAAGACGGTAAAGGAGGCGCAATGTATGCGCCATTGTCGACAGAAGATGATGCAGTGGAGCGGAGCTCTAGCGACGATCAGCCAACCACCGCCAATGACGACAGACAAGATTCCACCATACATATTGGCCCTGGGTCAGAGCAGGATGTCAAAGTACGACTCTCCTTTCAAGAGAAAATGGCTTTACTCAAACCTATGCTTCAACCATACATCATCCCTCTGGTTATTGTCTACGCCATGGAGTACACTATCAATCAAGGCATAGCCCCTACCCTCATCTACCCTCTCCCAACTCGCTCAAGTCATCCTTTACTCTCACACATCATTCGCAAACTCACCGACTACTATCCGCTGTACCAGTTGGTCTATCAAACCTTTGTCTTCCTCTCACGCTCCTCGATTTCGATCTTCAAGCTTCCTGCCATCCCGCGACACTTGTTGTGGTTGCCAGCGGTACTTCAGACGGGCTTGTTGGCGGTATTGCTCACCGAGAGTTTGTACGCTTGGTTTAGGGAGAGCATCGCGAGTCCGTTGGTGATCGTCTTGATTTGTGTCGAGGGTCTGGCAGGTGGATCGGCGTACGTCAGCGTGTTCTATAGTATCGGGGTGGACGAGCAGGGTCGAGGGATTGCGCTACCGTCTACGGGCGAAGAAGTGGACGAtgaaggacaagaagagGATTCGGCGTATACGATGGCGAAGAAGGCCCAAGAACACGAATTCAGGATCGGTTGCGTTGGG TTCGGTGACAGTCTGGGCATCCTGGCAGCTAGCCTTATCAGTATGCCCCTCCAAGTATCGCTCTGCGACGCTCAAGTACGCTCCGGTCGCGATCTGTGCAAGCAGACCTAG
- a CDS encoding translation initiation factor eIF2B catalytic subunit epsilon (related to Translation initiation factor eIF-2B epsilon subunit): protein MPPKSSAPKGGAKSGGASSRAKSQQSKEDDLQREPLQAVVLADAFQKRLDPLTADRPACLLPLCNVPLLDWTLENLALAEVEEIFILASRYSDQIKKHLTTSSARYSLPKITVIATPDAQSLGDVMRELDGRQIIRSDFILIHADSVASMDLASIVHAHKRRRKKDKDAIMTICTMPVGKRSRIRTPGSLSLFFIEPHTSQLVHYAPVPAAPRLRKTTLPLEIFDHDAAATTNSLSHGAEVDVRNDLVDCGIDICSVDVPPLFSENFDYQTLRHDFVLGILTSDLLDSKIFVHVAPTGPLASAVQTAGSSFPQTVGTSLYGRGYAARVKSPADYDAISRDVIGQWTYPLGPAGYLPGGQRYSPRSGLRFLGDNVVLSRTCQLGTHTLVGSQSEVGDRTSLQQSVLGSSVKVASRTSISGSYIWANTIVGSDCTIERSIIGANVKILDGVKINKGSIIADGCVVGPNVELAAFSRIANKKFQSELDFVSDSEQEDDNDNSLRVSDGSGGRSGNKDAYSEEIGAQGVGYLWPALGDKPIRREEEMDSEASDDDDEDEVDEIERSHNLRLMRLGADLNDMQLSDSLSDVSSIGVGADSDEEEDDDDEENLVSGTDATLSDSDDDLLGDSMMLDGGETNVEKQAAVKRLNEFRSEATASLERAFEENHTVDDAAIELKTLRMASNVPLKEVRKTVIEFILHKCDPEQPKQMLKVLDKWCPLISVVAVDDQIEALATVQHFCAKTEGYFKLFLPLLKKFYNDDVISEENIVGWWKSPLSRESSEAVGGEKNGQLRKAAEEVIRYILESQESSDEEDETEEEEDSE, encoded by the coding sequence ATGCCACCTAAATCATCAGCGCCGAAAGGAGGCGCAAAATCTGGAGGCGCCTCTTCTAGGGCCAAATCTCAGCAGAGCAAGGAAGATGATCTACAACGTGAACCGTTGCAGGCTGTCGTACTCGCCGATGCCTTTCAAAAGCGTTTAGATCCCTTGACTGCCGACAGACCAGCATGTCTTTTACCGCTGTGCAACGTGCCATTGCTGGACTGGACACTCGAGAATCTTGCGCTGGCTGAAGTCGAGGAGATTTTCATCCTTGCCAGTCGCTACTCGGATCAGATCAAGAAGCACCTCACAACCTCCTCGGCAAGATACTCGCTGCCCAAGATCACCGTCATTGCCACTCCTGACGCTCAGTCGCTGGGCGACGTGATGCGAGAGCTCGACGGAAGGCAAATCATTCGCTCTGACTTTATCCTGATTCACGCTGACTCGGTCGCCAGCATGGATCTCGCTAGCATCGTCCACGCCCACAAGCGTCGAAGaaagaaggacaaggatgCCATCATGACCATCTGCACCATGCCTGTTGGAAAACGCAGCAGGATACGCACTCCAGGCAGTCTTTCGCTATTTTTCATCGAGCCTCACACTTCGCAACTCGTCCACTATGCACCTGTTCCTGCAGCACCTAGACTCAGGAAAACCACTTTACCCCTCGAAATCTTTGACCACGATGCTGCCGCTACCACAAACAGCCTGTCGCACGGCGCTGAAGTCGATGTTCGAAACGATCTTGTTGATTGCGGTATCGATATCTGCTCCGTAGACGTCCCGCCGCTCTTCTCGGAAAACTTCGACTACCAAACACTTCGTCACGACTTTGTACTTGGAATTTTGACCTCTGACCTCCTCGACAGCAAGATTTTCGTCCATGTCGCACCCACTGGCCCACTCGCCTCGGCAGTACAGACCGCAGGCTCGTCCTTCCCGCAGACTGTCGGCACTTCGCTGTATGGTCGTGGCTACGCAGCACGTGTTAAGTCGCCCGCCGATTACGATGCCATCTCAAGAGACGTCATCGGTCAGTGGACCTACCCGCTCGGCCCTGCCGGCTATCTCCCTGGTGGTCAGCGATACAGCCCTCGCTCCGGTCTTCGATTCCTCGGAGACAATGTGGTGCTTAGCCGTACCTGCCAGCTCGGtacacacacactcgtCGGTTCCCAGTCTGAGGTTGGCGATAGAACCTCCCTCCAACAATCTGTGCTTGGATCGTCCGTTAAGGTTGCAAGTCGCACTTCCATCTCTGGCTCATACATCTGGGCCAACACCATCGTCGGCTCTGACTGCACCATCGAACGCAGCATCATCGGTGCCAACGTCAAGATTCTCGATGGCgtcaagatcaacaagGGCTCCATCATCGCCGATGGCTGCGTTGTCGGCCCTaacgtcgagcttgctgcctTCAGCAGGATAGCCAACAAAAAGTTCCAATCCGAACTCGACTTTGTCAGCGAtagcgagcaagaagacGATAACGACAATTCTCTGCGTGTCAGTGACGGGTCGGGAGGTAGATCTGGTAACAAAGATGCCTACTCGGAAGAGATTGGAGCACAAGGTGTTGGCTACCTATGGCCTGCATTGGGAGACAAGCCTATCAGGCgcgaggaagagatggaCTCGGAAGCAtccgatgacgacgacgaagatgaagTTGATGAGATCGAACGTTCTCACAACCTGCGACTCATGCGACTCGGTGCTGACCTAAACGACATGCAGTTGTCCGATTCCCTCTCCGACGTATCCTCCATCGGTGTCGGAGCCGATTCcgatgaggaggaggatgatgatgatgaggaaAACCTCGTATCAGGTACCGACGCTACCTTGTCGGACTCGGATGACGACCTCCTTGGTGACTCTATGATGCTTGACGGTGGCGAGACCAACGTTGAAAAGCAAGCTGCAGTAAAGAGACTCAACGAATTCCGCTCCGAAGCTACCGCCTCGCTCGAACGAGCGTTTGAAGAAAACCACACGGTCGACGATGCCGCCATTGAACTCAAAACACTTCGAATGGCCTCGAACGTGCCTCTGAAAGAAGTGCGCAAAACCGTCATTGAATTCATCCTGCACAAATGCGATCCCGAACAGCCCAAACAGATGCTCAAGGTGCTTGACAAGTGGTGTCCCTTGATCTCGGTGGTTGCGGTTGACGATCAGATCGAAGCCCTTGCTACGGTCCAACATTTCTGCGCGAAGACTGAGGGTTACTTCAAGCTCTTCCTGCCACTGTTGAAGAAATTCTACAACGACGATGTGATCAGCGAGGAGAACATTGTCGGCTGGTGGAAGAGTCCTTTGAGTAGGGAGAGTAGCGAAGCCGTGGGTGGAGAGAAGAACGGGCAGCTGAGGAAAGCGGCTGAGGAGGTGATCAGGTACATTTTGGAGAGTCAGGAGAGCTCtgacgaagaagacgagacggaggaggaagaggattCGGAGTAA
- a CDS encoding uncharacterized protein (related to RPC53 - 47 kD subunit of DNA-directed RNA polymerase III), producing MSDPSQQTSGSSSTGQTNDGAPSGRLTRPARPLPGVASLRGAAPLRGGPGRGAFVSSSASMVPSRSSYASSAPGAPGPATMGSGTRMQFRPVMPQRRKASESPAPPSSNTIESSNASSPSSHSGIRGGRGRGRGGARPPRQPVQMTASGPFALGPSARPTGKKIVPLGPGGSSLTPAGSADSSRSNTPAKLDPDRASYRNPDKLKDAEQYSDPEDGDIEIVDLDEVHILDELAPRALPRVAEKESKKDKQKAADARQKKVDGRILKEERDANPSAAIRVKSEDPDDIMASLEPSSTVISSASVTPQPEDASKINSADALDLSESEGEELMDDLVDDFVFHDDDDVNPENRLYLFQFPQLFPHFKPLKKSKATDIKATTSTTDASAKRRNVSFAEGTTGGPGLTGKDDPSATASSSEIDSDSDSSIADSEADDKKHKSKLSTSSKAEGLIGKLNVYRDGRVFLRFGQDLVMEVTGGSQSTFLQQVMLLDSTNSTATNLGELHRKFIVSPEVDCMLNDISLYDEEVREREERRRKRDEEKAEADRMRYGGAGSGFGGLGGR from the coding sequence ATGTCGGATCCATCGCAACAGACCTCAGGTTCGTCTTCGACAGGACAAACCAACGATGGCGCTCCATCCGGTCGACTCACTCGACCTGCACGCCCACTTCCAGGCGTCGCTTCTCTTCGCGGCGCAGCTCCCTTACGAGGAGGCCCCGGTCGTGGAGCGTTCGTCTCATCAAGCGCATCTATGGTCCCCTCACGATCATCCTATGCTTCTTCTGCTCCTGGCGCACCTGGTCCGGCCACAATGGGTTCCGGAACCCGCATGCAATTCCGTCCCGTCATGCCCCAGCGTCGCAAAGCGTCCGAATCACCTGCACCACCCTCGTCCAACACGATCGAATCTTCGAACGCTTCTTCACCGTCTTCACACTCAGGCATTCGTGGTGGTAGAGGTCGCGGCCGAGGCGGGGCACGTCCGCCACGCCAACCAGTACAGATGACCGCTTCAGGACCGTTTGCGCTAGGTCCATCCGCCCGTCCAACAGGCAAGAAGATCGTTCCCCTCGGGCCTGGAGGCTCTAGCCTCACTCCAGCTGGCAGCGCAGATTCCAGCCGCAGCAATACGCCTGCCAAATTGGATCCAGATCGTGCATCCTATCGCAATCcggacaagctcaaggatgccgagcaATACTCGGACCCAGAAGACGGTGATATAGAGATCGTCGATTTGGACGAAGTGCATATTCTTGATGAGCTCGCACCGCGAGCGCTTCCCCGCGTCGCCGAAAAAGagagcaagaaggacaagcaGAAAGCTGCCGATGCTCGGCAGAAAAAGGTAGACGGCCGAATCCTCAAAGAAGAACGTGATGCTAACCCGAGTGCTGCAATCCGGGTCAAATCGGAAGATCCAGACGATATAATGGCCAGTTTGGAGCCATCTTCAACAGTcatctcgagcgcttcTGTGACACCGCAACCCGAAGATGCATCAAAAATCAACAGCGCTGACGCGCTCGATCTGAGCGAAAGCGAAGGCGAGGAGCTCATGGacgacctcgtcgacgatTTCGTCTTTcacgatgacgacgatgttAATCCAGAGAACCGACTATACCTGTTTCAGTTTCCGCAGCTGTTTCCACACTTCAAGCCGCTCAAAAAATCCAAGGCGACCGACATCAAAGCAACAACCTCTACGACTGATGCATCGGCCAAACGTCGCAATGTATCCTTTGCCGAAGGTACGACCGGCGGACCTGGTCTTACTGGAAAAGACGACCCCTCCGCAACAGCCAGCAGTTCCGAGATCGACTCGGACTCTGATTCGTCCATCGCAGACTCTGAAGCAGATGACAAGAAGCACAAGTCAAAACTTtccacctcttccaagGCCGAAGGCCTGATTGGCAAGTTGAATGTGTATCGCGATGGGCGAGTGTTCCTACGATTTGGCCAAGATTTGGTAATGGAAGTGACGGGTGGATCTCAAAGTACGTTCTTGCAACAGGTGATGTTATTGGATTCCACCAACAGTACAGCGACAAATTTGGGCGAATTGCATCGCAAGTTTATCGTCAGTCCTGAAGTGGATTGCATGCTCAACGACATCAGTCTATATGATGAGGAGGTGAGGGAGCGGgaggagaggaggaggaagagggaTGAGGAGAAAGCGGAGGCGGATAGAATGAGATACGGAGGCGCAGGAAGTGGATTCGGCGGTCTTGGTGGTCGATGA
- a CDS encoding putative phosphoglycerate kinase — protein MSLSSKLGITDVDLKDKKVLIRVDFNVPMDGDKITNNQRIVAALPTVKYAIEQNAKAVVLMSHMGRPDGKPVPKYSLKPVAAEVSKLLNKDVEFLADCVGAETEKAVESATGGKIFLLENLRYHVEEEGKGTNEAGEKVKADPKKVEEFRASLTKLGDVYINDAFGTAHRAHSSMVGVQLPQRAAGFLMKKELEFFAKALESPERPFLAILGGAKVSDKIQLIDNMLDKVNSLIICGGMAFTFKKTLDNVKIGTSLFDEAGSHKVAELVEKAKKNNVELVFPVDYITADKFDKNAKTGSATDADGIPDEWMGLDAGEESRKKFRETILKAKTILWNGPAGVFEFDNFAGGSKAMLDACLEAEKNGSTVIVGGGDTATVVAKYGAEDGISHCSTGGGASLELLEGKTLPGVKELSEK, from the coding sequence ATGTCTCTTTCCAGCAAGCTTGGTATCACCGATGTCGACctcaaggacaagaaggtCCTGATCCGTGTCGACTTCAACGTCCCCATGGACGGCGACAAGATCACCAACAACCAGCGTATTGTCGCTGCCCTTCCCACTGTCAAGTACGCCATCGAGCAGAATGCCAAGGCTGTCGTGCTCATGTCGCACATGGGTCGTCCCGATGGAAAGCCTGTCCCCAAGTACTCGCTCAAGCCCGTCGCTGCCGAGGTatccaagctgctcaacaaggaTGTCGAATTCCTTGCTGACTGCGTCGGTGCTGAGACAGAGAAGGCTGTCGAGTCGGCTACCGGCGGCAAgatcttcttgctcgagaaCCTCCGCTACCACGTTGAGGAAGAGGGCAAGGGCACCAATGAAGCCGGAGAGAAGGTCAAGGCTGACCCCAAGAAGGTCGAGGAGTTCCGTGCCAGTCTCACCAAGCTCGGTGACGTCTACATCAACGATGCCTTTGGCACAGCTCACCGCGCCCACTCATCGATGGTTGGTGTGCAGCTGCCCCAACGTGCTGCCGGTTTCCTTATgaagaaggagctcgagttCTTtgccaaggcgctcgagagCCCTGAGCGCCCCTTCCTTGCTATCCTCGGTGGTGCCAAGGTGTCGGACAAGATCCAGCTCATCGACAACATGCTGGACAAGGTCAACTCGCTCATCATCTGCGGTGGTATGGCTTTCACCTTCAAAAAGACGCTCGACAATGTCAAGATTGGCACCTCGCTCTTTGACGAGGCCGGCTCGCACAAAGTCGCTGAGCTCGTTgagaaggccaagaagaacaacgtcgagctcgtcttcCCCGTCGACTACATCACCGCCGACAAGTTTGACAAGAACGCCAAGACCGGTTCGGCCACCGATGCCGACGGTATCCCCGATGAGTGGATGGGTCTCGATGCCGGTGAGGAGTCGCGCAAGAAGTTCCGCGAGACCATTCTTAAGGCCAAGACCATCCTGTGGAACGGCCCCGCCGGAGTCTTTGAGTTTGACAACTTTGCCGGTGGTTCCAAGGCCATGCTTGACGCCTGTCTCGAGGCTGAGAAGAACGGCTCTACTGTCATCGTTGGAGGTGGTGACACTGCCACGGTGGTTGCCAAGTACGGCGCTGAGGACGGCATCTCGCACTGCTCGACTGGTGGTGGCGCTTCgctggagctgctcgaggGCAAGACCTTGCCTGGTGTCAAGGAGCTTTCGGAGAAGTga